The Flavobacterium praedii genome window below encodes:
- a CDS encoding beta-glucosidase — MKKSILIMALIICTTAFSQTDVATEKRIQGLIKKMTLKEKVSLLHGNSKFYVSEIKRLGIPEWALSDGPHGVRAEMNRDNWNYAGRTDDAVTCFPPGTAMAATWNLDLATKRGYVLGEEARFRKKDVLLGPGINIIRSPLCGRNFEYLSEDPYLISQFAVSYIKALQSKDVAASVKHYAANNQEDNRFSIDVTMSDRALHEIYLPGFKAAVMDGHVLTVMAAYNKFRGEFCTENILLGRTILRDSYKFDGVLMSDWNAVHSTENAALAGLDLEMGTEKTNYNDWFFADPLIKSVEQGRLKESLVNEKVANILRVMIKTKVLDPETREKGNINTKEHQQVAYQSAVESIVLLKNENNVLPLQMNAVKSVAIIGDNATRKHCSGGLSSEIKPLYEITPLEAITTKFGKQLQINYAQGYNKQSSPGEGSNKGQLNTDFVDWKLIDEAVEQAKKSDVAIIFAGLNHDFDSESFDRVHMRLPYGQETLIHEVAKVNPKTIVVIIAGSPLELSGIQSRVPSIVWAWYGGMEAGNAVVDVLSGKEFPSGKLPITLPISINQMPDHALGNYPGRNLKVNYEEDIFVGYRWFDTKGIESLYPFGFGLSYTNFNIANITADKKEFNQNEVITVKCAIKNSGKSDGAEVVQLYASQTLSSVLRPKKELKAFQKVFLKAGEEKTVELKVNVKDLAFYDEKTSSWKVESGEFVLHLGTSVKDIVGSVSVRVN, encoded by the coding sequence ATGAAAAAATCCATACTAATTATGGCTTTGATAATTTGCACCACTGCATTTTCTCAAACAGATGTTGCAACAGAAAAAAGAATACAAGGTTTGATAAAAAAGATGACTTTGAAAGAAAAAGTCAGTTTGTTACACGGGAATTCCAAATTTTATGTTTCTGAAATAAAAAGATTAGGCATTCCGGAATGGGCTTTGTCTGATGGACCACATGGGGTAAGGGCTGAAATGAATAGAGACAATTGGAATTATGCGGGTCGAACTGATGATGCTGTGACTTGTTTCCCTCCGGGTACAGCAATGGCGGCAACATGGAATTTAGATTTGGCTACCAAAAGAGGGTATGTATTAGGGGAAGAAGCTCGTTTTCGAAAAAAAGACGTATTGCTTGGACCTGGAATAAATATCATTCGTAGTCCGCTATGTGGTAGAAACTTCGAGTATTTAAGTGAAGATCCTTATTTAATATCACAATTTGCCGTGAGTTATATAAAAGCTTTGCAAAGTAAAGATGTGGCAGCAAGTGTAAAACATTATGCTGCAAACAATCAAGAAGACAATCGGTTTTCAATTGACGTAACAATGAGCGACAGAGCCTTGCATGAAATTTACTTGCCAGGGTTTAAAGCTGCAGTTATGGATGGTCATGTATTGACGGTTATGGCTGCTTATAATAAATTTCGAGGAGAATTTTGTACAGAGAATATACTACTCGGAAGAACTATTTTACGGGACTCCTATAAATTTGATGGTGTCTTAATGTCTGATTGGAATGCCGTTCATAGTACAGAAAATGCAGCTTTGGCAGGTCTTGATCTTGAAATGGGGACTGAAAAAACAAATTATAATGATTGGTTTTTTGCCGACCCCTTAATTAAATCTGTTGAGCAAGGCCGATTAAAAGAAAGTTTAGTGAATGAAAAAGTAGCCAATATTCTTAGGGTAATGATCAAAACAAAAGTATTAGATCCTGAAACTAGAGAAAAAGGGAATATAAACACAAAAGAGCACCAACAAGTAGCTTATCAATCTGCAGTAGAGTCTATAGTGCTTTTGAAAAACGAAAACAATGTATTGCCTTTGCAGATGAATGCTGTAAAATCGGTTGCTATAATTGGTGATAACGCGACAAGAAAACATTGTAGTGGCGGATTGAGTTCTGAAATAAAGCCTTTGTATGAAATCACGCCGCTTGAAGCAATTACAACAAAGTTTGGCAAACAATTGCAAATTAATTATGCACAAGGATATAATAAACAATCCTCTCCTGGTGAAGGAAGCAACAAAGGACAATTAAACACCGATTTTGTAGATTGGAAATTGATTGATGAAGCGGTAGAACAAGCCAAAAAATCGGATGTGGCTATTATTTTTGCAGGATTGAATCACGATTTTGATTCGGAATCATTTGATAGAGTTCACATGCGTTTACCTTATGGGCAAGAAACTTTGATTCATGAAGTGGCAAAAGTTAATCCTAAAACTATTGTTGTAATTATTGCAGGTTCTCCATTAGAATTGTCAGGAATTCAAAGTAGAGTTCCATCAATAGTTTGGGCATGGTATGGTGGAATGGAAGCCGGAAATGCTGTTGTGGATGTCTTAAGCGGAAAAGAATTTCCATCTGGGAAATTACCAATTACTTTGCCTATTTCTATCAATCAAATGCCAGATCATGCATTGGGTAATTATCCTGGTAGAAATTTAAAAGTAAATTATGAAGAAGATATTTTTGTAGGTTACAGATGGTTTGATACCAAAGGAATTGAATCGCTATACCCATTTGGATTTGGATTGTCTTATACCAATTTCAATATAGCAAATATTACTGCTGATAAAAAAGAGTTTAATCAAAATGAGGTTATAACTGTAAAATGCGCCATCAAAAATAGTGGAAAATCAGATGGAGCTGAGGTGGTTCAATTGTACGCAAGTCAAACACTAAGTTCAGTTTTAAGACCTAAAAAAGAGTTGAAAGCTTTTCAAAAAGTATTCTTAAAAGCAGGTGAGGAAAAAACGGTAGAACTCAAAGTAAATGTAAAGGATTTAGCTTTTTACGACGAAAAAACTTCAAGTTGGAAAGTTGAGTCAGGTGAATTTGTACTTCATTTAGGAACTTCGGTAAAAGATATCGTGGGTTCTGTAAGTGTTCGTGTTAATTGA